The Chryseobacterium geocarposphaerae genome has a window encoding:
- a CDS encoding type I restriction endonuclease, producing MDLKIKLEQLHQKVIGLKEQIGTEEATKNAFVMPFIQILGYDIFNPTEVVPEHVCDIGTKKGEKVDYVIKNNDEPIFIIECKHWKENADAHNSQLHRYYHVSKTRFGVLTNGIVYNFYTDLEKPNIMDEKPFFTINIEDLKDSSIKILESFTKKDYNLESILDSAEALKYIKAIRKEFEKEIENPSDELVKLLVNRFFEKPLTANRMISFKEYAKKALTTSINESISFRLKSALSINEQIEKREDNVKNSQPIDENNESKTVTTEEELEGFQIVKAILREKVPSARIAYRDTLSYFGILLDDNNRKPLCRLHFNTANKYLETFHNGKEAGEKVLLNNLDEIYNYRNQLHQTLENYN from the coding sequence ATGGATCTTAAAATTAAACTTGAGCAGCTTCATCAAAAAGTCATTGGCTTAAAAGAGCAAATCGGAACAGAAGAAGCAACAAAAAATGCTTTTGTAATGCCTTTTATACAAATCTTAGGATATGATATCTTCAACCCAACAGAAGTTGTTCCCGAACATGTTTGTGATATCGGAACCAAAAAGGGTGAAAAAGTAGATTATGTGATCAAAAACAATGATGAACCGATTTTCATTATCGAATGTAAGCACTGGAAAGAAAATGCGGATGCCCATAATTCTCAGCTTCACCGGTATTATCATGTTTCGAAAACAAGATTCGGAGTTTTGACGAACGGAATTGTATACAACTTCTATACAGATCTTGAGAAGCCCAATATTATGGATGAAAAGCCTTTTTTCACGATTAATATTGAAGATCTAAAAGACAGTTCCATTAAAATTCTGGAAAGTTTCACGAAGAAGGATTATAATCTGGAAAGCATCCTCGATTCTGCAGAAGCCTTAAAATATATCAAAGCCATCAGAAAAGAATTCGAAAAAGAGATCGAAAATCCGTCTGATGAACTGGTAAAGCTGTTGGTCAATCGTTTCTTTGAAAAACCTTTAACGGCAAACCGAATGATTTCGTTTAAAGAATATGCAAAAAAAGCATTAACAACTTCTATTAATGAATCCATCAGTTTCCGGTTAAAATCAGCTTTAAGCATTAACGAACAGATCGAAAAACGGGAAGACAATGTAAAAAACTCGCAGCCCATCGATGAAAATAACGAATCCAAAACTGTAACAACAGAAGAAGAATTGGAAGGGTTTCAAATCGTAAAAGCCATTCTGAGGGAAAAAGTTCCTTCCGCAAGAATTGCTTATCGAGACACTTTGTCTTACTTCGGAATTTTATTGGATGATAACAACCGAAAACCACTTTGCCGACTGCATTTTAATACCGCAAATAAATATCTAGAAACTTTTCACAACGGAAAAGAAGCGGGAGAAAAAGTCTTATTAAATAATCTTGATGAAATCTACAATTACAGAAATCAACTTCATCAGACACTGGAAAATTATAACTAA
- a CDS encoding YegP family protein has protein sequence MGKFIITQRVNKEYQFNLKATNGEIILTSEGYVQKASCHKGIESVRINSQDDSRYERRTAVNGKEYFVLKARNGEIIGKSQLYSSKSGMENGIASVKSNAPTAEIVDETLKS, from the coding sequence ATGGGAAAATTTATTATTACTCAGAGAGTAAACAAAGAGTATCAGTTTAACCTGAAAGCCACAAATGGCGAAATTATCTTAACCAGCGAAGGCTATGTCCAAAAAGCATCTTGCCATAAAGGAATAGAATCGGTGAGAATTAACTCTCAGGATGATTCAAGGTATGAGAGAAGGACTGCCGTAAACGGAAAAGAATACTTCGTCTTAAAGGCAAGAAACGGCGAGATCATTGGAAAAAGCCAGTTATACAGCTCAAAATCGGGAATGGAAAACGGAATCGCCTCCGTAAAATCCAATGCTCCAACCGCCGAAATTGTTGATGAAACTCTAAAAAGCTAA
- a CDS encoding response regulator, with the protein MFKKILIAEDHEMGSLSVQKTLEDLNIPKVDYVYYCDDALAKVQKALRENDPYDLLITDLSFEEDHYTQNIKDGQELIQKVREIQPALKVIVFSGQHKSGIIDSLFKNYHINGYVRKARNDSKELKKSIASVFINENYLSTDLKQEVKKFNNYEFSAYDITVVTLLSKGVLQKNIPDHLLEKGIKYSLSSVEKKLNSLKEDLEVTSNEQLVAFCKDIGII; encoded by the coding sequence ATGTTCAAAAAAATTTTAATCGCCGAAGACCACGAAATGGGCAGTCTTTCTGTCCAAAAAACATTGGAGGATCTTAATATTCCGAAAGTTGATTATGTATATTATTGTGATGATGCCTTGGCAAAAGTTCAAAAAGCTTTACGGGAAAACGATCCTTATGATTTATTGATCACCGACCTTTCTTTTGAAGAAGATCATTACACACAAAACATTAAAGACGGGCAGGAATTAATTCAAAAAGTGAGGGAAATTCAACCGGCTCTCAAAGTGATTGTTTTTTCCGGCCAGCATAAATCAGGAATTATAGATTCGCTTTTTAAAAATTATCATATCAACGGGTATGTGCGGAAAGCCAGAAATGACTCTAAAGAACTAAAAAAATCTATCGCCTCGGTTTTTATTAATGAAAATTATCTTTCGACAGACCTGAAGCAGGAAGTGAAAAAATTCAACAATTATGAATTTTCTGCGTATGACATTACGGTAGTTACCCTTCTTTCTAAAGGTGTTTTACAGAAAAACATTCCCGATCATCTTCTGGAAAAGGGCATAAAATACAGCTTAAGCAGTGTTGAGAAAAAATTAAACAGCTTAAAAGAAGATCTTGAAGTGACAAGCAATGAGCAATTGGTCGCTTTTTGTAAGGATATCGGGATTATTTGA